The following are encoded in a window of Roseimaritima ulvae genomic DNA:
- the xylA gene encoding xylose isomerase — MSAFPDIDKIEYEGPDSDNPLAFRWYNPDEMVEGKSMKDHLRFSIVYWHTFRGTGSDPFGPGTAVRPWDDGSDSVDNAVKRVRVAFELFEKLQAPYYAFHDRDVSPEGSTLAESHKNFDTLAAALKEEQERSGVKLLWGTCNLFSHPRYMHGAATSCNADVFAYAASEVKKCLEVTNELGGENYVFWGGREGYQNLYNTDMKRELDNLGRFLHMAVDYAQKIGFKGQFLIEPKPKEPTKHQYDSDAAACMNFLRAYDLQDHFKLNIETNHATLAGHTMMHELDYAGLQGGLGSIDANTGDLLLGWDTDQFPTDYYLTTQTMLMILKHGGLGSGGVNFDAKVRRESFEPIDLFFAHIGGMDAFAKGLKIAAAIRADNKLDGFVKERYASWDTGIGAKIEAGEVGLEQLQQYMLEKGNSDANASGRQEMLEAVFNRYIDRV; from the coding sequence ATGAGCGCTTTTCCAGACATCGACAAGATTGAGTACGAAGGCCCCGACAGCGATAACCCGCTGGCATTCCGTTGGTACAATCCCGACGAAATGGTGGAAGGCAAGTCGATGAAGGATCATTTGCGGTTCTCGATCGTCTATTGGCATACCTTCCGCGGCACCGGCAGCGACCCCTTTGGTCCCGGCACCGCCGTGCGTCCCTGGGATGATGGCAGCGATTCGGTGGACAACGCCGTCAAACGCGTGCGGGTGGCCTTTGAGTTGTTCGAAAAACTGCAGGCACCGTATTACGCGTTCCACGACCGCGACGTGTCGCCCGAAGGCAGTACGCTGGCCGAATCGCACAAAAACTTCGACACCCTGGCGGCGGCTCTGAAAGAAGAACAAGAGCGTTCGGGCGTCAAACTGTTGTGGGGTACCTGCAACCTGTTCAGTCACCCCCGTTACATGCACGGCGCGGCCACCAGTTGCAATGCCGACGTGTTCGCTTACGCGGCCTCGGAGGTCAAGAAGTGCCTGGAAGTCACCAATGAATTGGGCGGCGAAAACTACGTTTTCTGGGGCGGCCGCGAAGGCTACCAGAACCTGTACAACACCGACATGAAACGCGAACTGGACAACCTCGGCCGGTTCCTGCACATGGCCGTCGATTACGCTCAGAAAATCGGCTTCAAGGGCCAGTTTTTGATCGAGCCCAAGCCGAAGGAGCCGACCAAGCATCAGTACGACAGCGACGCGGCGGCTTGCATGAACTTCCTGCGTGCCTACGACTTGCAGGACCACTTCAAGCTGAACATCGAAACCAATCACGCCACCTTGGCTGGGCATACGATGATGCACGAGCTGGATTACGCGGGCTTGCAGGGCGGATTGGGCAGCATCGACGCCAACACGGGCGACCTGCTGCTGGGCTGGGACACCGACCAGTTCCCCACCGATTATTACCTCACCACGCAGACCATGTTGATGATTTTGAAGCATGGCGGCTTGGGATCGGGCGGCGTGAACTTCGACGCCAAGGTGCGGCGTGAGAGTTTTGAGCCGATCGATCTGTTTTTCGCTCACATCGGCGGCATGGACGCGTTTGCCAAGGGCCTCAAGATCGCCGCCGCGATCCGGGCCGACAACAAACTGGACGGTTTTGTCAAAGAGCGTTACGCCAGCTGGGATACCGGCATCGGCGCCAAGATCGAAGCCGGCGAGGTGGGGCTGGAGCAATTGCAGCAGTACATGCTGGAAAAAGGCAACAGCGACGCCAACGCCAGCGGCCGCCAAGAGATGCTGGAAGCGGTCTTCAATCGCTACATCGACCGCGTCTAG
- a CDS encoding SDR family NAD(P)-dependent oxidoreductase translates to MPDFATEPQPASSHRVPEAAAVAMVSGATAGLGLAICRALRRQGYRLVIVGRDSDRLATAAAAVYGRDPAADPVQPTAPIQPAGDDLPDDGVLPIACDVTDAAAVQRLVEQVQRRWGRLDVLVNVVGQSDRGLVTELKADRVQQLINANLVTALLCAQACLPLLERSGGVVVNIGSLAAKVGARYLGGYPLAKHALAGLTQQMRLEWKPRGVHVGLVSPGPIQRPDAGQRYAQQVQQSGDLPAQAARPGGGTRVKGLPPERVAAAVVRMIRRRSADIILPWHLRPLVAIGHAWPGLGDWLLLKFTSSKSDDT, encoded by the coding sequence ATGCCCGACTTCGCCACCGAACCCCAACCCGCCTCCTCACACCGCGTCCCGGAGGCTGCCGCGGTGGCGATGGTCAGTGGAGCGACTGCGGGGTTGGGGCTGGCGATTTGCCGAGCACTCCGCCGACAGGGCTACCGGTTGGTGATCGTGGGCCGCGACTCCGACCGCTTGGCGACCGCCGCCGCCGCGGTCTACGGCCGCGACCCCGCGGCCGATCCGGTGCAACCGACGGCCCCCATTCAGCCGGCAGGTGATGATCTGCCGGATGACGGGGTGTTGCCGATCGCCTGCGACGTCACCGATGCGGCGGCCGTTCAGCGGCTGGTCGAACAGGTGCAGCGGCGGTGGGGACGGTTGGATGTGTTGGTGAACGTGGTGGGGCAAAGTGACCGTGGGTTGGTGACGGAGCTGAAGGCCGACAGGGTTCAGCAGTTGATCAACGCCAATTTGGTGACCGCTTTGTTATGTGCTCAGGCCTGCCTGCCGCTGCTCGAACGCAGTGGCGGCGTGGTAGTGAATATCGGTTCGTTGGCCGCCAAGGTGGGGGCGCGATACCTGGGCGGTTATCCGTTGGCCAAACACGCGCTGGCCGGGCTGACACAACAGATGCGGTTGGAATGGAAACCGCGCGGAGTGCATGTGGGGTTGGTCAGTCCGGGGCCGATCCAGCGTCCCGATGCCGGCCAGCGATACGCGCAGCAGGTACAGCAGTCCGGCGACTTGCCGGCTCAAGCCGCGCGTCCGGGCGGGGGCACGCGGGTCAAAGGCTTGCCGCCTGAACGGGTCGCCGCGGCGGTGGTCCGCATGATCCGTCGCCGCAGCGCGGACATTATTTTGCCCTGGCATTTGCGTCCGCTGGTAGCCATCGGGCACGCCTGGCCCGGACTGGGCGACTGGTTGTTGTTAAAATTCACCAGCTCCAAATCCGACGACACTTAA
- the pyk gene encoding pyruvate kinase, which yields MPRPTLQEASTKIIATVGPACDSLEKLVELIESGVDVFRINTAHGSRESHAETLRKIRQASEQSSFPVGVLLDLSGPKIRLGTLLQDPLPCEMGMELSFVSGDEPNDATELTSSYKRLLQELQVGDNVMLADGIVSMVVVSKTDDRAVCRVTSPGVLRSRQGINLPGVKLSVSSMRPEDVDNAIWGAQAGIDFISLSFVRSASDVRSLKDLLTSYESMALVIAKIEKREAMEDLDAIVEAADGVMVARGDLGVEIDVSETPVAQKRIIDACTEKMKPVIVATQMLDSMHHCPRPTRAEASDVANAILDGADCCMLSGETAIGDFPIEAVQTMRRIMLHTERNLLTELSPDRFKVNSKYPITSAVAQSAIMLAESVSAKVLVIATRSGGTAWVESKQRSLVPTLGVSDNEEALRRMNLFWGVKPVRVSQLDDATQLFDEITAWGCRSQMLNGGDLAVLVTGNGVMDRAHNLVMVHTVDPDKCKIAWN from the coding sequence ATGCCTCGCCCCACGCTGCAAGAAGCTTCCACCAAAATCATTGCCACTGTTGGACCGGCCTGCGATTCATTGGAAAAGCTGGTGGAATTGATTGAGTCCGGAGTCGACGTCTTTCGCATCAACACCGCCCACGGCAGCCGCGAGAGCCACGCCGAAACCCTGCGCAAGATCCGCCAAGCGTCCGAACAGTCGAGCTTTCCGGTGGGCGTGCTGCTGGACCTGTCGGGCCCCAAAATCCGCCTGGGCACCCTGCTGCAGGACCCCTTGCCGTGCGAGATGGGCATGGAACTGAGCTTTGTCAGCGGCGACGAACCCAACGACGCAACCGAACTGACCAGTTCCTACAAACGCCTGCTGCAAGAGCTGCAAGTCGGCGACAACGTGATGCTGGCCGACGGGATCGTGTCGATGGTGGTGGTCTCCAAAACGGACGATCGCGCGGTCTGCCGTGTGACCTCGCCGGGCGTGCTTCGCAGTCGCCAAGGCATCAATCTGCCGGGCGTCAAGCTGAGCGTTTCGTCGATGCGGCCGGAAGACGTGGACAACGCAATCTGGGGCGCCCAAGCCGGCATCGATTTCATCAGCCTCAGCTTCGTGCGCTCGGCTTCCGACGTCCGCTCGCTGAAAGACCTGTTAACCAGCTACGAATCGATGGCTCTGGTGATCGCCAAAATTGAAAAACGCGAAGCCATGGAAGACCTGGACGCGATCGTCGAAGCGGCCGACGGCGTGATGGTCGCCCGCGGCGACTTGGGCGTGGAAATTGATGTTTCCGAAACCCCAGTGGCGCAAAAGCGGATCATCGATGCCTGCACCGAAAAAATGAAACCGGTGATCGTCGCCACCCAAATGCTCGACTCCATGCATCACTGCCCACGGCCCACGCGGGCCGAAGCCAGCGACGTCGCCAACGCCATCCTCGACGGCGCGGACTGCTGCATGTTAAGCGGCGAAACGGCGATCGGCGACTTTCCCATCGAAGCCGTGCAGACCATGCGGCGGATCATGCTGCACACCGAACGCAACCTACTGACCGAACTCAGCCCGGATCGCTTTAAAGTCAACAGCAAATATCCGATCACCTCGGCCGTGGCTCAAAGCGCCATCATGCTGGCCGAAAGCGTGTCGGCGAAAGTTCTGGTGATCGCGACCCGCAGCGGTGGCACGGCCTGGGTGGAAAGCAAACAACGCTCGCTGGTCCCGACCCTGGGCGTCAGCGACAACGAAGAAGCACTGCGGCGAATGAACCTGTTCTGGGGCGTCAAACCAGTACGCGTCTCCCAGCTGGACGACGCCACCCAACTGTTCGACGAAATCACCGCCTGGGGCTGCCGCTCGCAAATGCTCAACGGAGGCGATCTGGCCGTTCTGGTGACCGGCAATGGCGTCATGGACCGCGCCCACAACCTGGTCATGGTGCACACCGTCGATCCGGACAAGTGCAAGATCGCCTGGAACTGA
- the ltrA gene encoding group II intron reverse transcriptase/maturase, with the protein MGKKIKVHSLTGRIDDRLMRQSFLAVKRNRGAAGIDKVSIGMFEENLDANLASLKRDLKTKGTFVPKPLRRVFIPKDARGTAYRPLGIPAVRDRVAQEVIRRLLEPIFEPLFHDCSFGFRPKRSCHLAIERLLSFHEAGDRITLDADIAGFFDNIPHKLIVDAVAEEVSDGNILDLVKRFLAAGVMENGVFKPTTIGTPQGGVISPLLANVVLNKLDWRLEKAGYRFVRYADDFVVACETKTQAQAALELVAEVMTELGLSLSPEKTKIASYGRGYDFLGFRLSSKSRTMRAKSLEKFKTKIREITRRCNNLDARVIEKLNQVIRGTANYFATEFSTCVKLYQKLDKWIRMRVRSMKFKRKLSFDNYRLKRRYFDNKLGLLRLLDFTATSMSKTRA; encoded by the coding sequence ATGGGCAAGAAAATCAAAGTGCATTCGTTGACCGGTCGGATTGACGATCGGCTGATGAGGCAGAGCTTTCTAGCGGTCAAGCGGAACCGTGGCGCAGCAGGAATCGACAAGGTCAGCATTGGGATGTTCGAAGAAAATCTCGACGCCAATCTGGCGAGCCTCAAACGGGACTTGAAAACGAAGGGCACCTTCGTTCCCAAACCGTTGCGGCGGGTGTTTATTCCCAAAGACGCCAGGGGAACTGCGTATAGACCCTTGGGTATTCCGGCAGTAAGAGATCGGGTCGCACAGGAAGTGATTCGAAGGCTTCTTGAACCGATCTTCGAGCCGCTGTTTCATGATTGCTCGTTCGGGTTTCGACCAAAGCGAAGTTGCCATCTGGCGATCGAGCGGTTGTTGTCATTCCATGAAGCAGGTGACCGCATCACACTTGATGCGGATATCGCCGGCTTCTTCGATAACATCCCGCACAAACTGATTGTCGATGCCGTGGCGGAAGAAGTATCCGACGGGAACATCTTGGACTTAGTCAAACGATTTCTGGCAGCCGGTGTAATGGAAAACGGAGTTTTCAAGCCCACCACGATCGGAACGCCGCAAGGCGGGGTGATCAGTCCGTTGCTTGCGAACGTCGTGCTGAACAAGCTCGACTGGCGATTGGAGAAAGCGGGATATCGCTTCGTGCGGTATGCCGACGACTTCGTCGTCGCTTGCGAGACGAAGACACAGGCACAAGCAGCCTTGGAATTAGTCGCAGAGGTAATGACCGAACTCGGACTCTCTCTGAGTCCCGAGAAGACGAAGATTGCGAGCTACGGGAGGGGTTATGACTTCCTGGGCTTTCGACTTTCGAGCAAGTCGCGAACGATGCGTGCGAAGTCCTTGGAGAAGTTCAAGACCAAGATCCGAGAGATAACCCGTCGGTGTAACAACCTGGACGCACGGGTGATCGAGAAACTGAACCAAGTGATTCGAGGAACGGCGAACTACTTCGCCACGGAGTTTTCAACGTGCGTAAAGCTTTACCAAAAGCTGGACAAGTGGATTCGGATGCGAGTCCGCAGCATGAAATTCAAGCGGAAACTGTCTTTCGACAACTACCGCTTGAAACGACGATACTTCGACAACAAACTTGGGCTGCTACGGCTTCTTGATTTTACTGCAACGTCCATGAGCAAGACGCGAGCGTGA